One window from the genome of Malus domestica chromosome 01, GDT2T_hap1 encodes:
- the LOC103405576 gene encoding AT-rich interactive domain-containing protein 1 isoform X3, whose amino-acid sequence MISNGQRVDLLKLFWVVRRRGGFLVLSEIGVWDSVAEECGLGLSLGWAVKLVYVKYLYLLEKFIEKKDLEWSLASSDIDLGEHLMALQEELTEFFSDMSDQKLKDGGYPHVELSSKSFKDSNEVESAVADSGRLKKSGVSEEFLDLDTMSVANVLNAGKFGNGNVPLSGCGMKYFVDLTNSMEDDDNLCDNNEVKSEMGESGRGKKNYDIGEEVMILDPSAVEEVMILDPSAVEEANSFCKRKRESFSGSEVGELRRGKKNHSSDEHVMILDASTVKEKSPFCEAKQESLCMLNWVKKIAKDPCDPSVGSLPERSKWKFFGKEENWMQVLQAREAIFLKRNADSGPEQSNWQKNQRMHPSMYDDNFGSAYNLRERLRLEKKLLSDGRTPQSGPCSESSSASDLDKNSPGMAGMEDELRGTSDYSPSHIPLGSNYQAQLPEWTGEASESESKWLGSRIWPLEKPKHRYLIERDPIGKGRQESCGCQVPGSIECVRFHISEKRLRVKRELGAAFYHWEFNQMGEEVGLPWTAEEGKKFEALVKSNPLSIGLRFWDEIYRTFTKKSRRELVSYYFNVFLLQRRGYQNRFTPNNIDSDDEELESESMTNGFGNDEHKSSKSILKSPHKPHAKHRKEASRPF is encoded by the exons ATGATCAGTAATGGGCAGCGGGTGGATTTGCTCAAACTATTTTGGGTTGTAAGAAGGCGAGGTGGGTTTCTTGTTCTTTCAGAAATCGGGGTTTGGGATTCAGTGGCAGAAGAGTGTGGCTTGGGTTTGAGTCTTGGCTGGGCTGTGAAATTGGTTTATGTTAAGTATTTGTATTTGCTAGAGAAGTTTATAGAAAAGAAGGACTTGGAATGGAGTTTGGCTAGTAGTGATATTGATTTGGGTGAGCATTTGATGGCTTTGCAGGAGGAGTTAACAGAGTTCTTCTCAGATATGTCTGACCAAAAATTGAAAGACGGGGGTTACCCGCATGTTGAATTGTCATCTAAGAGTTTTAAAGATAGTAATGAGGTGGAAAGTGCAGTAGCAGATTCGGGTAGGCTCAAGAAAAGTGGTGTTAGTGAGGAATTTCTAGATTTGGATACGATGAGTGTGGCAAATGTTTTGAATGCTGGAAAATTTGGCAATGGTAATGTGCCTTTGTCAGGTTGTGGCATGAAATATTTTGTGGATTTGACGAATAGCATGGAGGATGATGACAATTTGTGTGACAATAATGAGGTAAAAAGTGAGATGGGGGAATCGGGGAGAGGTAAGAAAAATTATGACATTGGTGAAGAAGTCATGATTTTGGATCCATCTGCTGTTGAAGAAGTCATGATTTTGGATCCATCTGCTGTTGAAGAAGCGAACTCTTTCTGTAAAAGGAAGCGAGAGTCATTCAGTGGAAGTGAGGTGGGGGAATTGCGTAGAGGGAAGAAAAATCACAGTAGCGATGAACATGTAATGATTTTGGATGCCTCAACGGTTAAAGAAAAGAGTCCTTTTTGCGAAGCAAAGCAAGAATCACTGTGTATgctgaattgggttaaaaagaTTGCAAAGGACCCTTGTGATCCTTCAGTTGGTTCATTACCAGAGAGGTCAAAGTGGAAGTTCTTCGGGAAGGAGGAGAACTGGATGCAGGTTTTGCAGGCTCGAGAAGCTATCTTTCTGAAGAGGAATGCTGATTCAGGTCCTGAACAGTCTAACTGGCAG AAGAATCAGAGGATGCATCCAAGCATGTACGATGATAATTTTGGCTCCGCTTACAATCTTAGAGAGAGGCTAAGGTTGGAGAAGAAGCTTCTTTCAGACGGGAGAACACCACAATCAGGACCTTGTTCAGAGTCATCCTCGGCCAGTGACTTGGACAAAAATAGTCCTGGCATGGCAGGGATGGAGGATGAGTTGCGAGGAACCAGTGATTATTCTCCAAGCCACATTCCTCTCGGGTCAAATTATCAAGCTCAGCTGCCAGAATGGACTGGTGAGGCTTCTGAAAGTGAATCAAAGTGGTTGGGGTCCAGGATTTGGccattggaaaaaccaaagcaCAGATATCTCATTGAGAGGGATCCTATTGGAAAGGGAAGACAAGAATCTTGCGGATGCCAAGTGCCAGGTTCTATAGAATGCGTCAGATTTCACATTTCTGAGAAAAGGTTAAGAGTTAAGCGGGAACTGGGGGCAGCTTTCTACCACTGGGAATTCAATCAGATGGGCGAGGAAGTTGGACTCCCTTGGACAGCAGAAGAAGGAAAGAAGTTCGAGGCCTTAGTAAAGTCAAATCCTCTATCTATTGGATTGCGTTTTTGGGATGAGATATATAGGACTTTTACTAAGAAGAGCAGGAGAGAATTGGTTAGCTACTATTTCAATGTCTTTCTCTTGCAGCGTAGAGGATACCAGAACAGGTTTACTCCAAACAACATTGATAGTGATGATGAAGAATTAGAGTCGGAATCAATGACTAACGGTTTTGGGAATGATGAACACAAGTCATCAAAATCAATCTTAAAATCCCCACACAAGCCACATGCAAAACACAG GAAAGAGGCATCGAGGCCTTTTTGA
- the LOC103405576 gene encoding AT-rich interactive domain-containing protein 1 isoform X2: MAGWSWLAEESALDCNETPKEDPTDGSSADLEPPPKSPKRFVFYVPDKLRCWFDQFLGGFLKEICAQDLLRPLPPMISNGQRVDLLKLFWVVRRRGGFLVLSEIGVWDSVAEECGLGLSLGWAVKLVYVKYLYLLEKFIEKKDLEWSLASSDIDLGEHLMALQEELTEFFSDMSDQKLKDGGYPHVELSSKSFKDSNEVESAVADSGRLKKSGVSEEFLDLDTMSVANVLNAGKFGNGNVPLSGCGMKYFVDLTNSMEDDDNLCDNNEVKSEMGESGRGKKNYDIGEEVMILDPSAVEEVMILDPSAVEEANSFCKRKRESFSGSEVGELRRGKKNHSSDEHVMILDASTVKEKSPFCEAKQESLCMLNWVKKIAKDPCDPSVGSLPERSKWKFFGKEENWMQVLQAREAIFLKRNADSGPEQSNWQKNQRMHPSMYDDNFGSAYNLRERLRLEKKLLSDGRTPQSGPCSESSSASDLDKNSPGMAGMEDELRGTSDYSPSHIPLGSNYQAQLPEWTGEASESESKWLGSRIWPLEKPKHRYLIERDPIGKGRQESCGCQVPGSIECVRFHISEKRLRVKRELGAAFYHWEFNQMGEEVGLPWTAEEGKKFEALVKSNPLSIGLRFWDEIYRTFTKKSRRELVSYYFNVFLLQRRGYQNRFTPNNIDSDDEELESESMTNGFGNDEHKSSKSILKSPHKPHAKHRKEASRPF; the protein is encoded by the exons ATGGCAGGGTGGTCGTGGTTAGCGGAGGAGTCTGCTTTGGATTGCAACGAAACCCCGAAAGAGGACCCGACGGACGGTTCCTCGGCCGATCTTGAACCGCCTCCGAAATCTCCAAAACGGTTCGTTTTTTACGTGCCCGATAAGCTACGATGCTGGTTCGATCAGTTTCTTGGGGGTTTTCTGAAAGAGATCTGTGCCCAAGACCTGCTCCGGCCTTTGCCTCCGATGATCAGTAATGGGCAGCGGGTGGATTTGCTCAAACTATTTTGGGTTGTAAGAAGGCGAGGTGGGTTTCTTGTTCTTTCAGAAATCGGGGTTTGGGATTCAGTGGCAGAAGAGTGTGGCTTGGGTTTGAGTCTTGGCTGGGCTGTGAAATTGGTTTATGTTAAGTATTTGTATTTGCTAGAGAAGTTTATAGAAAAGAAGGACTTGGAATGGAGTTTGGCTAGTAGTGATATTGATTTGGGTGAGCATTTGATGGCTTTGCAGGAGGAGTTAACAGAGTTCTTCTCAGATATGTCTGACCAAAAATTGAAAGACGGGGGTTACCCGCATGTTGAATTGTCATCTAAGAGTTTTAAAGATAGTAATGAGGTGGAAAGTGCAGTAGCAGATTCGGGTAGGCTCAAGAAAAGTGGTGTTAGTGAGGAATTTCTAGATTTGGATACGATGAGTGTGGCAAATGTTTTGAATGCTGGAAAATTTGGCAATGGTAATGTGCCTTTGTCAGGTTGTGGCATGAAATATTTTGTGGATTTGACGAATAGCATGGAGGATGATGACAATTTGTGTGACAATAATGAGGTAAAAAGTGAGATGGGGGAATCGGGGAGAGGTAAGAAAAATTATGACATTGGTGAAGAAGTCATGATTTTGGATCCATCTGCTGTTGAAGAAGTCATGATTTTGGATCCATCTGCTGTTGAAGAAGCGAACTCTTTCTGTAAAAGGAAGCGAGAGTCATTCAGTGGAAGTGAGGTGGGGGAATTGCGTAGAGGGAAGAAAAATCACAGTAGCGATGAACATGTAATGATTTTGGATGCCTCAACGGTTAAAGAAAAGAGTCCTTTTTGCGAAGCAAAGCAAGAATCACTGTGTATgctgaattgggttaaaaagaTTGCAAAGGACCCTTGTGATCCTTCAGTTGGTTCATTACCAGAGAGGTCAAAGTGGAAGTTCTTCGGGAAGGAGGAGAACTGGATGCAGGTTTTGCAGGCTCGAGAAGCTATCTTTCTGAAGAGGAATGCTGATTCAGGTCCTGAACAGTCTAACTGGCAG AAGAATCAGAGGATGCATCCAAGCATGTACGATGATAATTTTGGCTCCGCTTACAATCTTAGAGAGAGGCTAAGGTTGGAGAAGAAGCTTCTTTCAGACGGGAGAACACCACAATCAGGACCTTGTTCAGAGTCATCCTCGGCCAGTGACTTGGACAAAAATAGTCCTGGCATGGCAGGGATGGAGGATGAGTTGCGAGGAACCAGTGATTATTCTCCAAGCCACATTCCTCTCGGGTCAAATTATCAAGCTCAGCTGCCAGAATGGACTGGTGAGGCTTCTGAAAGTGAATCAAAGTGGTTGGGGTCCAGGATTTGGccattggaaaaaccaaagcaCAGATATCTCATTGAGAGGGATCCTATTGGAAAGGGAAGACAAGAATCTTGCGGATGCCAAGTGCCAGGTTCTATAGAATGCGTCAGATTTCACATTTCTGAGAAAAGGTTAAGAGTTAAGCGGGAACTGGGGGCAGCTTTCTACCACTGGGAATTCAATCAGATGGGCGAGGAAGTTGGACTCCCTTGGACAGCAGAAGAAGGAAAGAAGTTCGAGGCCTTAGTAAAGTCAAATCCTCTATCTATTGGATTGCGTTTTTGGGATGAGATATATAGGACTTTTACTAAGAAGAGCAGGAGAGAATTGGTTAGCTACTATTTCAATGTCTTTCTCTTGCAGCGTAGAGGATACCAGAACAGGTTTACTCCAAACAACATTGATAGTGATGATGAAGAATTAGAGTCGGAATCAATGACTAACGGTTTTGGGAATGATGAACACAAGTCATCAAAATCAATCTTAAAATCCCCACACAAGCCACATGCAAAACACAG GAAAGAGGCATCGAGGCCTTTTTGA
- the LOC103405576 gene encoding AT-rich interactive domain-containing protein 1 isoform X1 has product MQKTPQKNTTPVLGLNSESMAGWSWLAEESALDCNETPKEDPTDGSSADLEPPPKSPKRFVFYVPDKLRCWFDQFLGGFLKEICAQDLLRPLPPMISNGQRVDLLKLFWVVRRRGGFLVLSEIGVWDSVAEECGLGLSLGWAVKLVYVKYLYLLEKFIEKKDLEWSLASSDIDLGEHLMALQEELTEFFSDMSDQKLKDGGYPHVELSSKSFKDSNEVESAVADSGRLKKSGVSEEFLDLDTMSVANVLNAGKFGNGNVPLSGCGMKYFVDLTNSMEDDDNLCDNNEVKSEMGESGRGKKNYDIGEEVMILDPSAVEEVMILDPSAVEEANSFCKRKRESFSGSEVGELRRGKKNHSSDEHVMILDASTVKEKSPFCEAKQESLCMLNWVKKIAKDPCDPSVGSLPERSKWKFFGKEENWMQVLQAREAIFLKRNADSGPEQSNWQKNQRMHPSMYDDNFGSAYNLRERLRLEKKLLSDGRTPQSGPCSESSSASDLDKNSPGMAGMEDELRGTSDYSPSHIPLGSNYQAQLPEWTGEASESESKWLGSRIWPLEKPKHRYLIERDPIGKGRQESCGCQVPGSIECVRFHISEKRLRVKRELGAAFYHWEFNQMGEEVGLPWTAEEGKKFEALVKSNPLSIGLRFWDEIYRTFTKKSRRELVSYYFNVFLLQRRGYQNRFTPNNIDSDDEELESESMTNGFGNDEHKSSKSILKSPHKPHAKHRKEASRPF; this is encoded by the exons ATGCAAAAAACCCCTCAAAAAAATACAACACCAGTACTG GGTTTGAATTCGGAATCCATGGCAGGGTGGTCGTGGTTAGCGGAGGAGTCTGCTTTGGATTGCAACGAAACCCCGAAAGAGGACCCGACGGACGGTTCCTCGGCCGATCTTGAACCGCCTCCGAAATCTCCAAAACGGTTCGTTTTTTACGTGCCCGATAAGCTACGATGCTGGTTCGATCAGTTTCTTGGGGGTTTTCTGAAAGAGATCTGTGCCCAAGACCTGCTCCGGCCTTTGCCTCCGATGATCAGTAATGGGCAGCGGGTGGATTTGCTCAAACTATTTTGGGTTGTAAGAAGGCGAGGTGGGTTTCTTGTTCTTTCAGAAATCGGGGTTTGGGATTCAGTGGCAGAAGAGTGTGGCTTGGGTTTGAGTCTTGGCTGGGCTGTGAAATTGGTTTATGTTAAGTATTTGTATTTGCTAGAGAAGTTTATAGAAAAGAAGGACTTGGAATGGAGTTTGGCTAGTAGTGATATTGATTTGGGTGAGCATTTGATGGCTTTGCAGGAGGAGTTAACAGAGTTCTTCTCAGATATGTCTGACCAAAAATTGAAAGACGGGGGTTACCCGCATGTTGAATTGTCATCTAAGAGTTTTAAAGATAGTAATGAGGTGGAAAGTGCAGTAGCAGATTCGGGTAGGCTCAAGAAAAGTGGTGTTAGTGAGGAATTTCTAGATTTGGATACGATGAGTGTGGCAAATGTTTTGAATGCTGGAAAATTTGGCAATGGTAATGTGCCTTTGTCAGGTTGTGGCATGAAATATTTTGTGGATTTGACGAATAGCATGGAGGATGATGACAATTTGTGTGACAATAATGAGGTAAAAAGTGAGATGGGGGAATCGGGGAGAGGTAAGAAAAATTATGACATTGGTGAAGAAGTCATGATTTTGGATCCATCTGCTGTTGAAGAAGTCATGATTTTGGATCCATCTGCTGTTGAAGAAGCGAACTCTTTCTGTAAAAGGAAGCGAGAGTCATTCAGTGGAAGTGAGGTGGGGGAATTGCGTAGAGGGAAGAAAAATCACAGTAGCGATGAACATGTAATGATTTTGGATGCCTCAACGGTTAAAGAAAAGAGTCCTTTTTGCGAAGCAAAGCAAGAATCACTGTGTATgctgaattgggttaaaaagaTTGCAAAGGACCCTTGTGATCCTTCAGTTGGTTCATTACCAGAGAGGTCAAAGTGGAAGTTCTTCGGGAAGGAGGAGAACTGGATGCAGGTTTTGCAGGCTCGAGAAGCTATCTTTCTGAAGAGGAATGCTGATTCAGGTCCTGAACAGTCTAACTGGCAG AAGAATCAGAGGATGCATCCAAGCATGTACGATGATAATTTTGGCTCCGCTTACAATCTTAGAGAGAGGCTAAGGTTGGAGAAGAAGCTTCTTTCAGACGGGAGAACACCACAATCAGGACCTTGTTCAGAGTCATCCTCGGCCAGTGACTTGGACAAAAATAGTCCTGGCATGGCAGGGATGGAGGATGAGTTGCGAGGAACCAGTGATTATTCTCCAAGCCACATTCCTCTCGGGTCAAATTATCAAGCTCAGCTGCCAGAATGGACTGGTGAGGCTTCTGAAAGTGAATCAAAGTGGTTGGGGTCCAGGATTTGGccattggaaaaaccaaagcaCAGATATCTCATTGAGAGGGATCCTATTGGAAAGGGAAGACAAGAATCTTGCGGATGCCAAGTGCCAGGTTCTATAGAATGCGTCAGATTTCACATTTCTGAGAAAAGGTTAAGAGTTAAGCGGGAACTGGGGGCAGCTTTCTACCACTGGGAATTCAATCAGATGGGCGAGGAAGTTGGACTCCCTTGGACAGCAGAAGAAGGAAAGAAGTTCGAGGCCTTAGTAAAGTCAAATCCTCTATCTATTGGATTGCGTTTTTGGGATGAGATATATAGGACTTTTACTAAGAAGAGCAGGAGAGAATTGGTTAGCTACTATTTCAATGTCTTTCTCTTGCAGCGTAGAGGATACCAGAACAGGTTTACTCCAAACAACATTGATAGTGATGATGAAGAATTAGAGTCGGAATCAATGACTAACGGTTTTGGGAATGATGAACACAAGTCATCAAAATCAATCTTAAAATCCCCACACAAGCCACATGCAAAACACAG GAAAGAGGCATCGAGGCCTTTTTGA